Proteins encoded together in one Anopheles darlingi chromosome 3, idAnoDarlMG_H_01, whole genome shotgun sequence window:
- the LOC125953614 gene encoding ceramide glucosyltransferase has product MSPTMIIITHCVAIFILVFWFGKWIIHLTAITYGKVKLHKKASQQPRETPYPSVSILKPLMGVDPNLQSNLETFFLMDYPTYELLFCVESEDDPAIDIVNRLCDKYPSIETSLLVGGSNVGVNPKINNLYPGYLVARYELIMISDAGIRMKSDTLTDMVNHMTEQVGLVHQMPFVCDREGFAAAFEKIYFGTVQSRIYLCADLLGINCHTGMSCLMRKDVLDHLGGVQAFGCYLAEDFFLAKAIHDSGWKLTISSQPAWQNSGICDISSFQERLKRWAKLRVAMVPTTIFLEPMSECIIVGILACAAASVLFRWNPLVFFLIHTLVWFLSDWVLLSIIQNGALPFNKFTFLVGWVFREISGPCLFFNALFNPAIRWRTRVYKLEWGGVARELTSQTKS; this is encoded by the coding sequence ATGTCTccgacgatgatcatcatcacacactgTGTCGCCATCTTCATCCTGGTATTTTGGTTCGGGAAATGGATCATTCATCTAACGGCCATAACGTACGGGAAGGTGAAGCTGCACAAGAAAGCATCTCAACAGCCACGTGAAACACCCTACCCGTCCGTCTCCATTTTGAAGCCATTGATGGGCGTCGATCCGAATCTGCAGAGCAACCTGGAGACCTTCTTTCTGATGGACTATCCGACGTACGAGCTGCTGTTCTGTGTCGAGTCGGAAGACGATCCGGCGATCGATATCGTGAACCGGTTATGTGATAAGTATCCCAGCATCGAAACGAGCCTCCTCGTAGGCGGCTCCAACGTTGGCGTCAACCCAAAGATTAACAATCTCTATCCGGGCTATCTGGTTGCCCGGTACGAGCTGATAATGATTTCGGATGCAGGCATTCGCATGAAAAGTGACACGCTAACCGATATGGTGAACCACATGACGGAACAGGTGGGCCTCGTGCACCAAATGCCCTTCGTTTGCGACCGGGAAGGATTTGCGGCGGCCTTCGAGAAGATCTACTTTGGAACGGTGCAATCTAGGATTTACTTGTGTGCCGACCTGCTCGGCATTAACTGCCATACCGGTATGTCCTGCTTGATGCGAAAGGATGTGTTAGATCACCTGGGAGGAGTACAGGCGTTCGGGTGCTATCTAGCCGAGGACTTCTTTCTGGCCAAGGCGATCCACGACAGTGGCTGGAAACTAACGATAAGCAGCCAGCCGGCTTGGCAAAACTCCGGCATATGTGATATTAGCAGCTTTCAGGAGCGGCTCAAGCGATGGGCTAAGCTACGGGTGGCCATGGTACCAACCACCATCTTCCTCGAACCGATGTCGGAGTGCATCATCGTGGGAATCTTGGCGTGTGCCGCGGCTAGTGTACTGTTTCGTTGGAACCCGTTGGTGTTTTTCCTCATCCATACGCTCGTTTGGTTCCTCTCCGATTGGGTCCTGCTGTCAATCATCCAGAACGGAGCGTTACCGTTTAACAAGTTTACCTTTCTAGTTGGTTGGGTCTTTCGCGAAATCAGTGGACCCTGCCTGTTTTTCAACGCTCTATTCAATCCCGCCATCAGATGGCGAACGCGGGTCTACAAGCTGGAATGGGGTGGTGTCGCCCGCGAACTTACTTCTCAAACTAAATCATAA
- the LOC125953604 gene encoding probable maltase codes for MWQVLLRISVISILLAACLADEHWWKYANFYQIYPRSFKDSDGDGIGDLRGVMEKVSYLRNELGVDAIWLSPIFKSPMADFGYDISDFRDIHPEFGTIEDLENLAAACKQAGLKLILDFVPNHSSDESEWFTKSVNKDPTYSDYYVWHPGKVLANGTRVPPSNWISVFRGSAWEWSDVRQEYYLHQFLVKQPDLNYRHPALVEEMKSVLKFWLEKGVHGFRVDAVPYLFESEPVAGVYPDEERSMTTDDPENPSYLIHTHTQNLDPTFDMMYQWRKVVDEFKAEHNSEDIVLMAEAYTPLENIIRLFGDTNSEGAHVPFNFEVLSNTFKDTTGKQFHDVIKRWLDVVPANRVSNWVLGNHDNKRVSSRLGVARADLYQIALNVLPGIAVTYNGDELAMEDVYISWKDTIDPAACNSNPKDYMMYSRDPVRTPFQWDDSTSAGFSTSLNTWLPVASNYKTLNYKAQKAAPRSHVKIFKSLVRLRKQRTLREGSMDMQLIGDNIIVIKRHLDSVSTIIAILNFNKTAQTIKLSSVFQDLPALFEVITSSLQTDYIDGSIVARDEVVLPADAAIVLEGNIANGT; via the exons ATGTGGCAAGTGCTTCTTCGAATTAGTGTGATTTCCATTCTCTTGGCCGCTTGCCTGGCGGATGAACATTGGTGGAAGTATGCAAATTTTTATCAGATTTATCCAAGATCGTTCAAAGATAGTGATGGCGATGGAATTGGTGATTTGCGCGGTGTGATGGAAAAGGTGTCCTACTTGCGCAACGAGCTTGGAGTGGATGCGATTTGGCTGTCTCCGATTTTCAAATCACCGATGGCAGATTTTGGCTACGACATCAGTGACTTCCGCGATATTCATCCCGAGTTTGGAACGATAGAAGATCTGGAAAATCTGGCCGCAGCGTGCAAACAGGCAGGTTTGAAGCTCATCCTGGACTTTGTTCCGAATCATAGCAGTGACGAGAGCGAGTGGTTTACCAAATCGGTGAACAAGGATCCTACCTACAGTGATTACTACGTATGGCATCCTGGCAAAGTGTTGGCCAACGGTACTCGCGTGCCTCCATCGAATTGGATCAGCGTTTTCCGTGGGTCTGCGTGGGAATGGAGCGATGTACGCCAGGAGTACTATTTGCACCAGTTTCTGGTGAAGCAACCCGATCTCAACTATCGCCATCCAGCACTGGTCGAGGAGATGAAATCTGTGCTCAAATTTTGGCTCGAGAAAGGCGTTCACGGCTTCAGGGTAGATGCGGTGCCTTATCTGTTCGAGTCCGAACCAGTCGCGGGAGTCTATCCTGACGAGGAGCGGAGTATGACCACCGACGATCCGGAAAATCCCAGCTATTTAATACATACTCATACCCAAAACCTCGATCCCACCTTTGATATGATGTACCAGTGGCGAAAGGTCGTGGACGAATTTAAAGCTGAGCACAACTCGGAGGATATCGTGTTAATGGCCGAGGCGTACACACCGCTGGAGAACATAATACGCCTTTTCGGGGATACCAATTCCGAAGGAGCTCATGTGCCATTTAATTTCGAGGTTTTGAGCAATACTTTTAAGGATACGACTGGAAAGCAGTTCCACGATGTCATCAAGCGTTGGCTGGATGTTGTTCCAGCTAACCGCGTTTCAAATTGGGTG CTGGGCAACCATGATAACAAGCGGGTATCATCTCGGCTGGGAGTGGCTCGGGCAGATTTATATCAAATAGCCCTGAACGTGCTGCCAGGTATCGCCGTTACATACAATGGCGACGAGCTGGCTATGGAGGATGTGTACATCTCGTGGAAGGATACAATCGATCCAGCGGCTTGTAACTCCAACCCCAAGGACTACATGATGTACAGTCGTGATCCCGTGCGCACTCCGTTTCAGTGGGATGATTCGACGAGTGCTGGGTTTTCCACCAGCCTTAACACGTGGTTACCGGTTGCGTCCAACTACAAAACGCTCAACTACAAGGCGCAAAAGGCGGCCCCTCGGTCACatgtgaaaatatttaaatctcTCGTACGTCTCCGCAAGCAGCGAACATTACGTGAAGGCTCGATGGATATGCAGCTGATTGGCGATAACATTATCGTCATCAAGCGCCACCTTGATAGCGTGAGCACGATCATCGCTATACTGAATTTCAACAAGACTGCACAGACCATCAAACTGTCCTCGGTCTTCCAAGATTTGCCTGCGTTGTTTGAAGTGATTACTTCTTCGTTGCAAACTGACTACATTGATGG GTCCATCGTGGCAAGGGACGAAGTTGTACTACCCGCTGACGCCGCCATCGTTTTGGAAGGAAACATAGCAAACGGAACATAG
- the LOC125953602 gene encoding maltase A3-like, with amino-acid sequence MFSGRVTLLILLGWSGAAHLATAKDWWETAGFYQIYPRSFQDSNGDGIGDLNGITSRLPYLKSLGVTAFWLSPIYPSPMADFGYDISDFTNIHPSFGTLDDFRRLVSEAKNLGLRVILDFVPNHSSDEHEWFKKSVKREPGFEDFYVWQNPKPGSVRDPPNNWVAAWYGSAWEWNDERGQFYLHQFHKKQPDLNYRNPAVVQAMKDVLRFWLDQGVDGFRVDAVPWLFETEGFPDEPISGASDDPLSQNYLRHIYTLDQPETVDMVYQWREVMDQYKTEHNTQTKVLMTEAWSSLDVVKTYFNDSNNRQGSQMPFNFQLIMRLDQRSTASDFKTVIDSWISIIPPGHTPNWVLGNHDKRRVASRMGGDHMVDIMAMIELTLPGITVTYQGEEIGMHDVDISWADTQDPAACQLTPETYQEGTRDPARTPFQWDNTANAGFTNASVKPWLPLADDFQTVNVKVQQETSGNSHLKVFKELMDLRGTTALVWGSYKSQVLGNNVFAIVRSFPNDKRTYLVLTNISPQAETIDATVMDGTLPEHMVYRIVGVSSKHSSTSPAVATKSILLQPYEAVVLTNNAAGTFVSNLPLLLSAVSLLITVFSRTFC; translated from the exons ATGTTCTCCGGCAGAGTGACTTTGCTCATCTTGCTAGGGTGGAGCGGAGCGGCGCATTTGGCGACGGCGAAGGATTGGTGGGAAACGGCCGGCTTTTATCAGATCTATCCACGATCCTTCCAAGACAGCAATGGCGACGGTATCGGTGACCTAAACGGTATTACCAGTCGCTTGCCGTACCTGAAATCGCTCGGTGTGACCGCATTCTGGTTGTCCCCCATCTACCCATCACCGATGGCCGATTTCGGCTACGATATCTCGGATTTTACAAACATTCACCCTTCCTTTGGCACGCTGGATGACTTCCGACGGTTggtgagcgaagcgaaaaatcTGGGGCTACGCGTGATCCTGGACTTCGTGCCGAACCACTCGAGCGACGAGCATGAGTGGTTCAAGAAAAGTGTAAAACGTGAACCTGGCTTTGAGGATTTCTACGTTTGGCAGAATCCGAAGCCCGGAAGTGTACGTGATCCTCCGAACAATTGGGTAG CTGCATGGTACGGATCGGCGTGGGAATGGAACGACGAACGGGGCCAGTTCTATTTGCACCAATTTCACAAGAAACAACCCGATCTCAACTATCGCAATCCGGCAGTCGTGCAGGCAATGAAAGATGTGCTGCGTTTCTGGTTAGACCAGGGTGTGGATGGTTTTAGGGTAGATGCCGTTCCGTGGTTGTTCGAAACGGAAGGATTTCCTGATGAACCGATCAGCGGGGCCTCGGACGATCCATTGAGTCAAAACTACCTACGGCACATCTACACACTCGATCAACCGGAAACGGTAGATATGGTCTACCAGTGGCGGGAAGTGATGGACCAGTACAAAACGGAACACAACACGCAAACCAAGGTGCTGATGACCGAGGCTTGGTCTTCGTTGGATGTGGTCAAGACGTACttcaacgacagcaacaatcGGCAGGGCTCGCAAATGCccttcaattttcaattaatcatGCGCTTGGATCAGCGATCGACGGCGTCCGATTTTAAGACGGTAATTGACTCGTGGATCAGCATCATTCCACCAGGACACACGCCAAACTGGGTT CTGGGAAATCACGATAAGCGTCGCGTTGCTTCGCGGATGGGTGGCGATCATATGGTTGACATAATGGCAATGATTGAGCTTACTCTGCCCGGCATAACCGTTACATACCAAGGCGAGGAGATCGGAATGCACGACGTAGATATTTCCTGGGCCGACACACAAGACCCAGCCGCATGTCAGCTGACACCCGAAACCTACCAGGAAGGAACACGTGATCCTGCCAGAACGCCATTCCAGTGGGACAACACGGCCAATGCAGGGTTTACAAATGCTTCCGTTAAACCATGGCTTCCGCTGGCGGATGACTTTCAAACGGTCAATGTGAAGGTACAGCAAGAGACGAGCGGAAACAGCCATCTGAAAGTGTTTAAAGAGCTGATGGACCTGCGCGGGACCACTGCACTCGTGTGGGGTTCCTACAAGTCACAAGTGCTAGGGAACAATGTGTTTGCCATAGTACGATCGTTTCCCAACGATAAACGCACCTACCTAGTGCTGACAAACATTAGCCCGCAGGCAGAAACAATTGATGCCACGGTCATGGATGGCACATTGCCCGAGCACATGGTCTACCGGATCGTAGGAGTATCGTCGAAGCATTCCAGCAC AAGCCCTGCTGTCGCTACTAAAAGCATTCTATTGCAACCGTATGAAGCGGTTGTGCTGACTAATAATGCTGCCGGTACTTTTGTTTCGAATTTACCACTACTGTTGTCGGCGGTGTCACTACTGATCACTGTTTTCTCCAGGACGTTTTGCTGA
- the LOC125953603 gene encoding maltase A3-like translates to MLRWFTLAVACCAVVCASSAEGWWKSAVFYQIYPRSFMDSDGDGIGDLRGIAQRLDYLRDNGIDGFWLSPIFRSPMADFGYDISDYYSIQPEYGTMADFDALLQEARKCGLEVILDFVPNHTSDEHEWFKKSEARVPGFEDFYVWHPGRKTSANDTAARPAPPSNWVSYFRGSAWEWSDVRQEYYLHQFLAKQPDLNYRNPAVVETMKDVMRFWLAKGVVGYRIDAVPALFEVAMDPDGQYPDEPLSGNTNDPDDPGYTVHIYTQDRNETLDMVYQWRAVLDEFQQQHGGKERIIMAETYSPIEIVMKYYGNGTVPGAQIPFNFHFITDLGASSSAEDFQNTIHFWIDHMPANLNYVVPNWVAGNHDQHRIATRFGDDMIDAMNMILLSLPGVAVTYNGEEIGMDDVWISYNDTVDPAACNAGPDRYQYTTRDPERTPFQWDSTKNSGFSSGNHTWLPISPNYTQVNVEKELSNPSSHLWVYRNMTSFRRAIIYEPLSLVTFTEQNVLVLRRSGQNIVCHTYTMVNIGNGPVTIDLTKQEPSLAGVGHFAVVSVSSKHRVGDVVPVNHVVIESKESFVLFVDVSTTYEVIAI, encoded by the exons ATGTTGCGTTGGTTCACGTTGGCCGTTGCCTGCTGTGCGGTGGTGTGCGCGAGTTCTGCCGAAGGATGGTGGAAATCGGCCGTTTTCTATCAGATCTACCCACGATCGTTTATGGATAGTGATGGCGATGGGATCGGTGATCTGCGAGGGATAGCCCAGCGGCTCGACTATCTGCGAGATAACGGTATCGATGGATTCTGGCTGTCACCAATCTTTCGATCCCCAATGGCCGACTTCGGATACGACATCTCGGATTACTACTCCATCCAGCCCGAGTACGGTACGATGGCAGATTTCGATGCCCTATTGCAAGAGGCACGGAAGTGTGGGTTGGAAGTGATTTTGGACTTTGTTCCCAACCACACCAGCGACGAGCATGAATGGTTCAAAAAGTCGGAGGCACGCGTACCGGGGTTCGAGGATTTCTATGTATGGCATCCTGGGCGAAAGACAAGCGCGAATGATACGGCTGCGAGGCCGGCTCCACCGAGCAATTGGGTGAGCTATTTCCGTGGTAGCGCTTGGGAATGGAGCGATGTACGCCAGGAGTACTATCTGCACCAGTTTCTGGCAAAGCAACCCGATTTGAACTATCGTAACCCGGCGGTCGTGGAAACAATGAAGGACGTGATGCGTTTCTGGTTAGCTAAGGGAGTAGTAGGCTATAGGATTGACGCGGTTCCAGCACTGTTCGAGGTTGCGATGGATCCTGATGGCCAATATCCCGATGAGCCACTCAGTGGGAACACGAATGATCCAGACGATCCCGGCTACACGGTACATATCTACACGCAGGACCGTAACGAAACGCTGGATATGGTGTATCAGTGGCGTGCCGTTTTGGACGagttccagcaacagcacggtggaaaggaaaggattatAATGGCCGAAACCTACTCGCCCATAGAGATTGTTATGAAGTACTACGGTAATGGAACGGTTCCGGGAGCACAAATTCCGTTCAATTTTCACTTCATAACGGATTTGGGTGCAAGTTCGAGTGCTGAAGATTTTCAAAACACGATTCACTTTTGGATCGATCATATGCCTGCAAATCTCAATTATGTGGTACCCAACTGGGTG GCCGGAAACCATGATCAGCACCGTATTGCGACCCGCTTTGGAGACGACATGATCGACGCCATGAACATGATTTTGCTCTCGCTACCGGGTGTAGCCGTCACGTACAAC GGAGAAGAGATCGGTATGGATGATGTTTGGATATCGTACAATGATACCGTCGATCCGGCGGCCTGCAACGCTGGACCCGATCGTTACCAGTATACAACACGCGATCCAGAACGAACACCCTTCCAGTGGGATAGTACTAAAAACAGTGGATTTTCTTCGGGCAATCACACTTGGCTTCCGATCTCGCCCAATTACACGCAGGTTAATGTAGAGAAAGAGCTTTCAAACCCTAGCAGCCATCTGTGGGTTTACAGAAATATGACGTCCTTCAGAAGAGCAATCATCTATGAGCCCCTGAGTTTGGTAACATTTACCGAGCAAAACGTGCTGGTCTTAAGACGAAGTGGCCAAAATATTGTTTGCCACACATATACCATGGTTAACATAGGAAACGGCCCTGTTACGATCGATCTCACCAAACAGGAGCCTTCGTTGGCTGGTGTGGGCCATTTTGCGGTCGTCTCCGTGTCCTCTAAGCATCGTGTAGGTGATGTCGTTCCAGTCAATCACGTCGTTATTGAATCGAAGGAATCCTTCGTACTGTTCGTGGATGTTTCAACGACCTATGAAGTCATTGCTATCTGA
- the LOC125953617 gene encoding COP9 signalosome complex subunit 7: MAPELSNFDCDSSPQQQYSAHNPIEQYVLLAKGAKGAACLELIKQVLEAPGVHVFGELLAMPNIEELQNGPNANYYNTLNLFAYGTYRQYMENEAQLIQLTPAMRKKLQHLTIVSLAIKNKCIPYSELLEELDIKNVRILEDLIIEAIYADVIHGKLDQKNKQLETDYAIGRDIRKGDVTEIVSTLQQWSDSCETILSCLEAQIDRANAEKRKRVKHKEQIEQEIVNLKKAIKTQAVESDEAMAIENSREIAGGPELRKKSSKSKSLKGCGGVKSVSK; this comes from the exons ATGGCCCCGGAATTGTCGAACTTCGATTGCGATTCGTCCCCGCAGCAGCAATATTCGGCGCACAATCCCATCGAACAATacgtgctgctggccaaaGGGGCCAAGGGGGCAGCTTGTCTGGAGCTCATTAAACAAGTGCTCGAGGCGCCCGGAGTTCACGTTTTCGGCGAGCTGCTGGCCATGCCGAACATCGAAGAG CTACAAAACGGACCCAACGCCAACTATTACAACACGCTGAACCTGTTCGCCTACGGAACTTATCGCCAGTACATGGAAAATGAGGCCCAGCTTATCCAGCTTACACCGGCGATGCGCAAGAAGCTGCAGCACCTCACGATCGTTTCCTTGGCAATCAAGAACAAATGCATCCCGTACAgcgagctgctggaggagCTCGATATCAAAAATGTTCGCATTCTGGAGGATCTTATCATAGAAGCCATCTATGCCGACGTTATTCACGGAAAACTAGATCAGAAAAACAAGCAACTCGAAACGGATTATGCGATCGGGCGAGATATACGCAAGGGTGATGTCACGGAGATCGTTTCCACTCTTCAGCAATGGAGTGACTCCTGCGAAACCATTCTATCATGCTTGGAGGCTCAAATTGACCGGGCCAACGCCGAGAAACGCAAGCGCGTAAAGCATAAGGAACAAATCGAGCAAGAG ATCGTCAACCTGAAGAAGGCTATAAAAACACAGGCTGTGGAATCGGACGAGGCAATGGCGATTGAAAACAGTCGAGAGATTGCGGGCGGGCCGGAACTACGCAAAAAATCCTCCAAATCAAAGAGCCTTAAAGGTTGCG gTGGCGTAAAGTCAGTATCAAAATGA
- the LOC125953625 gene encoding DNA-directed RNA polymerases I, II, and III subunit RPABC3: MSGILFEDIFNVKDLDPEGKKFDRVSRLHCESESFKMDLILDINSWLYPMELGDKFRLVLATTLHEDGTAASMEYNAAEIEGSRADSFEYVMFGKVYRIEGDDAQTESSNRLSAYVSFGGLLMRLQGDANNLHGFEIDQNMFLLMKKLAF, from the exons ATGTCGGGGATTCTGTTCGAAGATATCTTCAACGTGAAGGACCTGGATCCGGAGGGTAAAAAGTTCGACCGAGTGAGCCGGTTGCACTGCGAGTCGGAATCGTTCAAAATGGATCTGATTCTGGATATCAACTCGTGGCTGTATCCGATGGAGCTGGGAGACAAATTCCGCCTTGTGCTGGCCACAACGTTACACGAAGACGGCACAGCCG CCAGCATGGAGTACAACGCGGCCGAGATCGAAGGGTCTCGGGCGGACAGTTTTGAGTACGTTATGTTCGGTAAGGTGTACCGGATTGAGGGAGACGACGCACAGACCGAATCCTCCAATCGACTCTCCGCGTACGTGTCTTTCGGCGGGCTTTTGATGCGACTGCAAGGGGATGCAAATAATTTGCATGGCTTCGAAATAGATCAAAACATGTTTCTGCTTATGAAGAAGTTGGCGTTCTAA
- the LOC125953621 gene encoding peptide methionine sulfoxide reductase — protein MVQSSKLAANNEKLMHVVPNKYKIATFGMGCFWGCDSLFGATKGVLRTRVGYAGGSTKNPSYKNMGDHTEVIEIHYDPEEISYNALLELFWNNHEYGLTKRMKRQYMSLILYHDDYQLAIAKDSLAYELTQRAPEQIVTEIAKAEKFYPAEDYHQKYRLQGHSDLAKAIGLIGSESDSELLQTSHVAARLNGYLIGVGGLEQFESEAPRLGLDTEHIRYVRNYVIENEGGGIFC, from the exons ATGGTTCAATCG AGCaaattggctgcaaacaaCGAAAAGCTAATGCACGTTGTTCCCAACAAGTATAAGATAGCAACGTTCGGCATGGGATGTTTCTGGGGCTGTGACTCTCTGTTTGGCGCCACCAAGGGAGTCCTTCGTACTCGTGTCGGTTACGCGGGAGGTAGCACTAAAAATCCGTCCTACAAAAATAT GGGTGACCACACTGAAGTGATTGAAATACACTACGACCCAGAAGAGATTAGTTACAACGCGCTGCTGGAGTTGTTTTGGAACAATCATGAATACGGTCTAACGAAACGGATGAAGCGCCAGTATATGTCCCTCATTCTATACCACGACGACTATCAACTAGcaattgctaaagacagcctTGCCTACGAGTTAACGCAGCGGGCCCCCGAGCAAATCGTCACCGAGATTGCAAAGGCAGAAAAGTTCTATCCTGCTGAAGA CTACCATCAAAAATATCGTCTGCAGGGTCACAGCGATCTGGCCAAAGCAATCGGattgatcggatcggaatcggattcggAACTGTTGCAAACATCACACGTGGCAGCTCGGCTCAACGGTTACCTGATCGGAGTCGGCGGACTGGAACAATTTGAATCTGAGGCTCCCCGGTTAGGACTTGATACCGAACACATTCGCTACGTTCGCAACTATGTCATCGAGAACGAAGGAGGTGGTATTTTTTGTTGA
- the LOC125953620 gene encoding gonadal protein gdl isoform X1 — protein sequence MNSTSRRPSNIRISLTLTKSLTFHTKFHPQFGHLSVIQPAKDLSIKEGMENEEEITGEINAEISTATDQLGVETNEDPYHNQEYLQRKLYFLLEHLKKMHANLPEQYQMRISFELLAGLANTLLNDTIFEIVKGLMEIQHVTETHLMQVREKVENDHQLEVKQWESKIQDPEELEHIVALMKIKHGKNMKETDMKLVLHLDQKVKDQQSTLEKAGVPGFYTTDNPKEIKIQMYLLDFILRLSRLKFEPNSR from the exons ATGAACTCGACTTCGCGGCGACCGAGCAACATAAGGATTTCGCTTACACTTACGAAATCCTTGACATTTCACACAAAG TTTCACCCTCAGTTTGGCCATCTAAGCGTTATACAGCCAGCCAAGGATTTGTCAATAAAagagggaatggaaaatgaggAGGAAATTACCGGGGAAATTAACGCCGAAATCAGCACCGCAACAGATCAACTTGGAGTGGAGACGAACGAAGATCCTTACCACAATCAGGAGTATCTTCAACGGAAGCTTTACTTTTTGCTAGAGCACCTCAAAAAGATGCACGCCAACTTGCCTGA ACAGTATCAGATGCGGATATCCTTCGAGCTATTGGCCGGTCTTGCAAATACTCTATTGAACGACACAATCTTCGAAATCGTAAAAGGGCTCATGGAGATCCAGCACGTTACCGAGACGCACCTCATGCAAGTACGAGAGAAGGTGGAAAACGATCACCAGC TGGAGGTAAAACAATGGGAATCCAAGATACAGGATCCCGAGGAACTAGAGCACATCGTTGCACTGATGAAGATAAAACATGGCAAAAACATGAAGGAAACCGATATGAAGCTGGTGCTCCATTTAGATCAGAAGGTGAAAGATCAGCAGTCGACGCTTGAGAAAGCGGGTGTTCCGGGATTCTACACCACCGACAATCCAAAGGAGATCAAAATTCAAATGTACCTTCTCGATTTCATTCTTCGGCTCAGTCGACTCAAATTCGAGCCAAACAGCAGGTAA
- the LOC125953620 gene encoding gonadal protein gdl isoform X2: protein MENEEEITGEINAEISTATDQLGVETNEDPYHNQEYLQRKLYFLLEHLKKMHANLPEQYQMRISFELLAGLANTLLNDTIFEIVKGLMEIQHVTETHLMQVREKVENDHQLEVKQWESKIQDPEELEHIVALMKIKHGKNMKETDMKLVLHLDQKVKDQQSTLEKAGVPGFYTTDNPKEIKIQMYLLDFILRLSRLKFEPNSR from the exons atggaaaatgaggAGGAAATTACCGGGGAAATTAACGCCGAAATCAGCACCGCAACAGATCAACTTGGAGTGGAGACGAACGAAGATCCTTACCACAATCAGGAGTATCTTCAACGGAAGCTTTACTTTTTGCTAGAGCACCTCAAAAAGATGCACGCCAACTTGCCTGA ACAGTATCAGATGCGGATATCCTTCGAGCTATTGGCCGGTCTTGCAAATACTCTATTGAACGACACAATCTTCGAAATCGTAAAAGGGCTCATGGAGATCCAGCACGTTACCGAGACGCACCTCATGCAAGTACGAGAGAAGGTGGAAAACGATCACCAGC TGGAGGTAAAACAATGGGAATCCAAGATACAGGATCCCGAGGAACTAGAGCACATCGTTGCACTGATGAAGATAAAACATGGCAAAAACATGAAGGAAACCGATATGAAGCTGGTGCTCCATTTAGATCAGAAGGTGAAAGATCAGCAGTCGACGCTTGAGAAAGCGGGTGTTCCGGGATTCTACACCACCGACAATCCAAAGGAGATCAAAATTCAAATGTACCTTCTCGATTTCATTCTTCGGCTCAGTCGACTCAAATTCGAGCCAAACAGCAGGTAA